The Streptomyces sp. P9-A4 genome contains a region encoding:
- a CDS encoding enoyl-CoA hydratase family protein, which translates to MSPFTGSTPRTAHWEHLRLDIDRGVATVTLARPARLNALTFGAYADLRDLLAELSRERAVRALVLGGEGRGFCSGGDVDEIIGATLSLDTAQLLDFNRMTGQVVRALRECPFPVVAALHGVAAGAGAVLALAADFRIADPTTRFSFLFTRVGLSGGDMGAAYLLPRVVGLGHATRLLMLGEPVHAAEAERIGLLSELTEEGAAGERAAALARRLADGPALALAQTKALLTAELDMPLAASVEMDAATQALLMNGADYAEFHAAFTEKRPPKWQGC; encoded by the coding sequence ATGAGCCCCTTTACCGGTTCCACGCCCCGCACGGCCCACTGGGAACACCTGCGCCTCGACATCGACCGGGGCGTCGCCACCGTCACCCTGGCCCGCCCCGCCAGACTCAACGCCCTCACCTTCGGCGCCTACGCCGACCTGCGCGACCTCCTCGCCGAGCTCTCCCGCGAGCGCGCCGTCCGCGCCCTCGTCCTCGGCGGCGAGGGCCGCGGCTTCTGCTCCGGCGGCGACGTCGACGAGATCATCGGCGCCACCCTCTCCCTCGACACCGCACAGCTCCTCGACTTCAACCGGATGACCGGCCAGGTCGTCCGCGCACTGCGCGAGTGCCCCTTCCCGGTCGTCGCCGCCCTGCACGGCGTCGCCGCCGGAGCCGGGGCCGTCCTCGCCCTCGCCGCGGACTTCCGGATCGCGGACCCCACCACCCGCTTCTCCTTCCTCTTCACCCGCGTCGGCCTCTCCGGCGGCGACATGGGCGCGGCCTATCTGCTGCCCCGGGTCGTCGGCCTCGGCCACGCCACCCGCCTCCTCATGCTGGGCGAGCCGGTCCACGCCGCCGAGGCCGAGCGCATCGGCCTCCTCAGCGAGCTGACCGAGGAAGGCGCGGCGGGGGAGCGGGCCGCCGCCCTCGCCCGCCGTCTCGCCGACGGCCCCGCCCTCGCCCTCGCCCAGACCAAGGCCCTGCTGACCGCAGAACTCGACATGCCCCTCGCCGCCTCGGTCGAGATGGACGCGGCCACCCAGGCCCTGTTGATGAACGGCGCGGACTACGCCGAGTTCCACGCCGCCTTCACCGAGAAGCGCCCCCCGAAATGGCAGGGGTGCTGA